The following are encoded together in the Oreochromis aureus strain Israel breed Guangdong linkage group 18, ZZ_aureus, whole genome shotgun sequence genome:
- the LOC116321914 gene encoding dual specificity protein phosphatase CDC14AB-like isoform X2, which translates to MADGYEQASSSEFIKDRLYFATLRVKPKNTANTHFFSTDEEFVYESFYADFGPLNLAMLYRYCWKLNKKLKSFTMSRKRLVHYTSYDQKKRANAAVLIGAYAVIYLKRSPEDAYRTLITGNNTGYMPFRDAAVGECSFNLTVLDCLQGIHKALQHGFLDFERFSAEEYEHYERVENGDMNWIIPGKILAFSSPHSCGYPLHTPEAYFSYFCQNDITTVVRLNRKLYDGRRFEDAGFEHHDLFFLDGTTPSDLIIRRFLHVCESTDGAVAVHCKAGLGRTGTLIGCYLMKHFRFTAAEAIAWIRICRPGSIIGPQQNFLEEKQHSLWVQGDVHRSKQKLVQQRLSRQQQLQQQQLHRSDSVQGGKQGPVSSLLSSMDDLSINTVLCRSYSTDENNCKEVSLTQGDKLRALKGKRPPRSVSSSSRLNLSKTSPCSILPPPKPSKVHLSLTPSSTKRLVRSSSTTTARHIRSPFSLSLFSTRPALIH; encoded by the exons ATGGCAGATGGATATGAGCAGGCCAGCTCGTCAGAATTTATTAAAG ACCGCCTGTACTTTGCCACTCTGCGGGTCAAACCTAAGAATACAGCCAACACACACTTCTTCAGCACAGATGAGGAGTTCGTATATGAAAG TTTTTATGCAGACTTTGGGCCCCTCAACCTGGCCATGCTGTACAGATATTGCTGGAAACTCAACAAGAAGCTGAAG TCTTTCACAATGTCTAGAAAGAGACTGGTCCACTACACCAGCTATGACCAGAAGAAGAGAGCCAATGCTGCTGTTCTCATTGGTGCCTATGCT GTGATCTATTTGAAGAGAAGCCCAGAAGATGCCTACAGGACTCTGATAACAGGAAACAACACAGGCTACATGCCGTTTAG AGATGCAGCGGTCGGAGAGTGCTCATTTAACCTCACTGTCCTAGATTGCTTACAAGGAATCCACAAG GCATTACAACATGGTTTCCTGGATTTTGAAAGGTTCAGTGCAGAAGAATATGAACATTATGAG cGAGTTGAAAATGGAGATATGAACTGGATCATTCCGGGAAAAATCCTGGCGTTCAGTAGCCCTCATTCTTGTG GTTATCCCCTTCACACACCCGAGGCATACTTCTCATACTTTTGCCAAAATGACATAACGACCGTGGTTCGTCTGAACAGGAAGTTGTATGATGGCAGGCGGTTTGAGGATGCAGGATTTGAGCACCACGACCTCTTCTTTCTTGATGGGACCACGCCCTCTGACCTCATCATCAGACgctttctgcatgtgtgtgaaagTACAGACGGGGCAGTGGCAGTGCACTGTAAAG CTGGATTAGGCCGCACGGgcactctgattggctgctacCTGATGAAGCACTTCCGGTTTACTGCAGCTGAGGCGATTGCTTGGATCAGAATTTGCAGACCTGGATCTATCATCGGGCCACAGCAAAACTTCTTAGAAGA gAAGCAGCACAGTTTGTGGGTTCAGGGTGACGTGCATCGGTCTAAACAGAAGCTGGTCCAACAGAGACTGAGtcggcagcagcagctgcagcaacagcagcttCACCGCTCTGACTCTgtgcagggagggaaacagggGCCAGTGTCCTCCCTGCTTTCCAGCATGGATGACCTGTCAATCAACACCGTCCTCTGCAGGTCATATAGCACGGATGAG AATAACTGCAAAGAAGTCAGTCTGACACAGGGAGACAAACTCAGAGCACTGAAGGGAAAACGGCCACCGAGATCAGTGTCATCCTCCTCAAG gtTAAACCTGTCCAAGACTTCaccctgctccatcctccctcccCCCAAGCCCTCCAAAGTCCACCTTTCCCTCACCCCCTCTTCTACTAAAAGGCTGGTACGAAGTTCCTCTACCACCACTGCTCGACACATCAGGAG TCCCTTCAGCCTCAGTTTGTTCAGCACCAGGCCAGCACTGATTCACTGA
- the LOC116321914 gene encoding dual specificity protein phosphatase CDC14AB-like isoform X1, with amino-acid sequence MADGYEQASSSEFIKDRLYFATLRVKPKNTANTHFFSTDEEFVYESFYADFGPLNLAMLYRYCWKLNKKLKSFTMSRKRLVHYTSYDQKKRANAAVLIGAYAVIYLKRSPEDAYRTLITGNNTGYMPFRDAAVGECSFNLTVLDCLQGIHKALQHGFLDFERFSAEEYEHYERVENGDMNWIIPGKILAFSSPHSCGKIENGYPLHTPEAYFSYFCQNDITTVVRLNRKLYDGRRFEDAGFEHHDLFFLDGTTPSDLIIRRFLHVCESTDGAVAVHCKAGLGRTGTLIGCYLMKHFRFTAAEAIAWIRICRPGSIIGPQQNFLEEKQHSLWVQGDVHRSKQKLVQQRLSRQQQLQQQQLHRSDSVQGGKQGPVSSLLSSMDDLSINTVLCRSYSTDENNCKEVSLTQGDKLRALKGKRPPRSVSSSSRLNLSKTSPCSILPPPKPSKVHLSLTPSSTKRLVRSSSTTTARHIRSPFSLSLFSTRPALIH; translated from the exons ATGGCAGATGGATATGAGCAGGCCAGCTCGTCAGAATTTATTAAAG ACCGCCTGTACTTTGCCACTCTGCGGGTCAAACCTAAGAATACAGCCAACACACACTTCTTCAGCACAGATGAGGAGTTCGTATATGAAAG TTTTTATGCAGACTTTGGGCCCCTCAACCTGGCCATGCTGTACAGATATTGCTGGAAACTCAACAAGAAGCTGAAG TCTTTCACAATGTCTAGAAAGAGACTGGTCCACTACACCAGCTATGACCAGAAGAAGAGAGCCAATGCTGCTGTTCTCATTGGTGCCTATGCT GTGATCTATTTGAAGAGAAGCCCAGAAGATGCCTACAGGACTCTGATAACAGGAAACAACACAGGCTACATGCCGTTTAG AGATGCAGCGGTCGGAGAGTGCTCATTTAACCTCACTGTCCTAGATTGCTTACAAGGAATCCACAAG GCATTACAACATGGTTTCCTGGATTTTGAAAGGTTCAGTGCAGAAGAATATGAACATTATGAG cGAGTTGAAAATGGAGATATGAACTGGATCATTCCGGGAAAAATCCTGGCGTTCAGTAGCCCTCATTCTTGTGGTAAGATAGAAAATG GTTATCCCCTTCACACACCCGAGGCATACTTCTCATACTTTTGCCAAAATGACATAACGACCGTGGTTCGTCTGAACAGGAAGTTGTATGATGGCAGGCGGTTTGAGGATGCAGGATTTGAGCACCACGACCTCTTCTTTCTTGATGGGACCACGCCCTCTGACCTCATCATCAGACgctttctgcatgtgtgtgaaagTACAGACGGGGCAGTGGCAGTGCACTGTAAAG CTGGATTAGGCCGCACGGgcactctgattggctgctacCTGATGAAGCACTTCCGGTTTACTGCAGCTGAGGCGATTGCTTGGATCAGAATTTGCAGACCTGGATCTATCATCGGGCCACAGCAAAACTTCTTAGAAGA gAAGCAGCACAGTTTGTGGGTTCAGGGTGACGTGCATCGGTCTAAACAGAAGCTGGTCCAACAGAGACTGAGtcggcagcagcagctgcagcaacagcagcttCACCGCTCTGACTCTgtgcagggagggaaacagggGCCAGTGTCCTCCCTGCTTTCCAGCATGGATGACCTGTCAATCAACACCGTCCTCTGCAGGTCATATAGCACGGATGAG AATAACTGCAAAGAAGTCAGTCTGACACAGGGAGACAAACTCAGAGCACTGAAGGGAAAACGGCCACCGAGATCAGTGTCATCCTCCTCAAG gtTAAACCTGTCCAAGACTTCaccctgctccatcctccctcccCCCAAGCCCTCCAAAGTCCACCTTTCCCTCACCCCCTCTTCTACTAAAAGGCTGGTACGAAGTTCCTCTACCACCACTGCTCGACACATCAGGAG TCCCTTCAGCCTCAGTTTGTTCAGCACCAGGCCAGCACTGATTCACTGA